The Tistrella mobilis sequence TCAGCCGCCGCTGAGCACGAGCCTGCGACAGCTGGAAGAGACGCTGGGCTTCGCCCTGATGGAACGCAGCACCAAAGCCGTACGGCTGACGCCGGCCGGCGCCCTCTTTGCCGAACATGCCGCCCGTATCCTGGGCCAGCTGGATGCCGCCTGCGTCCTCGCCGAACAGACGGCCAAGGGGGTGGCGGGTGAGATCACCGTCGCCTTTGTCCCCTCAATGCTGTTCCGCCGGCTGCCGGCCACGCTTCAAGCCTTCCAGGAGGAACACCCCACCATCGAACTGCGCCTTCAGGAGATGAACACCGCCAGTCAGATCGAAGAGCTGATCAATCACCGCATCGATGTGGGCTTCGTGCATTCGGTGGCGCTTCCGGACGAGGTATCGGAGATCACCATCGAAACCGAACGCCTGGTCTGCTGCGTGCCCTATCAGCACCGGCTGGCATCCCGCAGCCGCATCAGCCTGCACGAGCTGGCGGGGGAACGGGTGCTGGTCTTCGCCCGCACCTTCGCAGCCCATTACCACGATCGCATCGTCGGGCTGCTGAGGGCCGCAGGCGTCGACGTCTATCCGCACTACCGGATCCAGCACTGGTTCACCGTGGTCGCCCTGGTCGCGCAGGGCATGGGCGTCTCCCTGGTTCCCCATTCGCTCAGCCGCAGCGGCTTCGACGACGTCGTCTACCTCGAAATCGAGGAGCGCCAGGCGGAGCACCGGGTCTCGCTGATCTGGCGGACATCCGGGTTGAGCAATGCCGCGCGCGCCTTCGTCGACCACGTGCGGTTGCGGACGAGCATTTATCGGTGAGAGAGGGACGTCATATGGAAAGAAGCTCGCGGGGCCCCGCCAGAGTGAAATCCGGCCCCCGCTGACCCACGTGTTCTTGACGGGGCCTGAACGCAGCAACGCCGCCCGCGGCGAATGGCC is a genomic window containing:
- a CDS encoding LysR family transcriptional regulator → MAITFKQLRYFLVLAEQLHFGRAAQQLNISQPPLSTSLRQLEETLGFALMERSTKAVRLTPAGALFAEHAARILGQLDAACVLAEQTAKGVAGEITVAFVPSMLFRRLPATLQAFQEEHPTIELRLQEMNTASQIEELINHRIDVGFVHSVALPDEVSEITIETERLVCCVPYQHRLASRSRISLHELAGERVLVFARTFAAHYHDRIVGLLRAAGVDVYPHYRIQHWFTVVALVAQGMGVSLVPHSLSRSGFDDVVYLEIEERQAEHRVSLIWRTSGLSNAARAFVDHVRLRTSIYR